One Streptomyces sp. L2 genomic window carries:
- a CDS encoding rhamnogalacturonan acetylesterase, with the protein MRPDGSPYRIFLAGDSSVCTREISRAPMAGWGQMLPLFFTGAAEIVNCARAGASSRTFAERGRLAWILERLRPDDYLVTSFGLIDHKPEKEWRTEAFHDYQRHLRAFVDGARDRGAHPVLVSSHERCTWDEHGNLRQVFGEYPMAKRELAAETATPYVDLYAQSLEWWAQLGPQGTCDLFMYLAPGQHPNYPEGIEDSTHLRPEGAVACARFVAHQLASRQIVPPHWVTALDVPAFPPQALGWMDDAEHAAMVRARSNGQGDTL; encoded by the coding sequence ATGCGGCCTGACGGAAGCCCCTACCGCATCTTTCTCGCCGGTGACTCGAGCGTGTGCACGCGCGAGATCAGCAGGGCCCCCATGGCCGGATGGGGCCAGATGCTCCCGCTGTTCTTCACCGGCGCGGCCGAGATCGTCAACTGCGCCCGGGCCGGAGCCAGTTCGCGCACCTTCGCCGAGCGCGGCCGGCTCGCCTGGATCCTGGAGCGGCTCAGGCCCGACGACTACCTCGTCACCTCCTTCGGCCTGATCGACCACAAGCCGGAGAAGGAATGGCGCACCGAGGCGTTCCACGACTACCAGCGCCATCTGCGCGCCTTCGTCGACGGGGCCCGCGACCGAGGTGCGCACCCGGTACTGGTCAGCTCGCACGAGCGCTGTACCTGGGACGAACACGGCAACCTGCGGCAGGTGTTCGGGGAGTACCCGATGGCCAAGCGCGAGCTGGCCGCGGAGACAGCGACCCCCTACGTCGACCTGTACGCCCAGAGCCTCGAATGGTGGGCGCAGCTCGGACCCCAAGGCACGTGCGACCTGTTCATGTACCTGGCCCCCGGGCAGCACCCGAACTACCCCGAGGGCATCGAGGACAGTACGCATCTGCGGCCCGAAGGTGCCGTGGCCTGCGCGCGGTTCGTCGCCCACCAGCTGGCGTCCCGGCAGATCGTCCCGCCGCACTGGGTGACCGCACTCGATGTGCCGGCGTTCCCGCCACAGGCACTCGGATGGATGGACGACGCCGAGCACGCGGCCATGGTCAGAGCACGGTCAAACGGACAAGGAGACACACTGTGA
- a CDS encoding glycosyltransferase: MRVLRRRENSGGVGAPRNWGIAQAEGRWVMFLDADDELPPRACERLVESALETGSDITAGKALRVNRATGESEPWAPEVYAMSRTVANLEDFPPLLSDPIAAAKLYNVEFLRSAGVWFPEGVFYEDTYFSTVAGCLARGITLITEPVYRWLWEPDGSSITGRTRELRSITDRIAVHRATDRFLLERGLWALKVRKDSKFLSHDLRLYMRALSEGDAEFQQRFAGIVSSYLFSIDDEAFELCGPVDRVRAYLLRYEEIEAALTTLDYTRRKSVFSSHLVEEDGRVYWSADHLHLPGARRMLDVTELGLAAAPVSQVPLFAQLTNWRVDGTEASYTGELVNRFGRISAGDSLSLSLAVRNRHTKQDVLVPVPKVSVDDRHVRFSGTADLARLLGDDLADDTVWNVSVVVEWNRSRSRSALNVRDIDLDGLRFERDGEEFEGYRTVSDNLAFRSARVGSRTFESEQNDPNAPWMWWRDRIHSPIPSLTHRFELAVVVPCYNVAKYLDDCLGSIAAQRGFAATQVILVDDGATDETPRILDHFAQYYANVTVVHQQNGGLGNARNNGLAHVTAPYVTFLDSDDILGPDALYLMLQAVRRDHTEIAVGDLVNFPDRPYGPWKKYFGDGDQVVNDLADTPDLIFSGSACNKLFSTDLLRRLGLRFGEGVHFEDSWLTLPAMLRSRGISLVDAPVYYYRGRPDGSSIMDSLWSKPANYRDHLRLNHFLLNYTAEERDAIRHMFHRYVARTYKGFLCNARNVMNRSQLAEMFRDIHRHYAQIPDDVILEFATNAAQQIDHYAAKSGNFELFCDPAPALEAAPLAVEIDDEGFYRTFPGGSLATSTARIADPNVVVESVRSRDDVLVVEGCMAFPGMDITGPLLNRLEFVYQTREHKVAVPLRQVYRRDLWNARNQRDLYAGWYAEIPAEVLAEGGFGIGDFRLRVHRVDDSRQRNVVMKARLPLHRLKGQGRVGAYRYMLTIAARDALNLRLVDRGPGARLKHTLWRAKREIRILRMRNPGWRMRLMYWLTFPLLNRREIWLIGERSDTAQDNSYHFFTWMRTNRKRHKIYYVIDGDSADYAKVAPYGQVIKLDSFKHRVYLLHATKLIGSYDSESYLLPKGYRKVLFLHRFGELLKYQRVFLQHGIIYNDVTTGVDQRITSYDMIVTTGHQEREFLALEAGYGDRAVLAGLPRFDALRQEPLERPRILLMPTWRQWIVTASYKKAAGPAKTSFTQSEYYRFYRSLLANPRLGEALEHFGVDLEFFPHYEIRPYLHTFQLSSSSIHVADPSTRNVQQAMKECSLMVTDYSSVFFDVAYMGIPLVHVPFDEEDFYGRHYKRGYFDLSEDGFGPVCRTVEAAVDQIIAVMQRGFTVEPLHQARVESFFMHRGGGNCQRVYDAIEALGTAPAAELAPDGPLGALEPSGVTASTRWVDAA, translated from the coding sequence GTGCGCGTACTGCGCCGCCGGGAGAACAGCGGCGGCGTCGGCGCCCCCCGCAACTGGGGCATAGCCCAGGCGGAGGGGCGCTGGGTGATGTTCCTGGACGCCGACGACGAACTGCCGCCCCGCGCCTGCGAGCGGCTGGTCGAGAGCGCGCTGGAGACCGGCAGCGACATCACGGCGGGCAAGGCACTGCGGGTCAACCGGGCCACCGGCGAGTCCGAGCCCTGGGCGCCCGAGGTCTACGCGATGAGCCGCACGGTGGCGAACCTGGAGGACTTCCCCCCGCTGCTGTCCGACCCCATCGCCGCCGCCAAGCTCTACAACGTGGAGTTCCTGCGCTCGGCCGGCGTGTGGTTCCCCGAGGGCGTCTTCTACGAGGACACGTACTTCTCCACCGTCGCGGGCTGTCTCGCCCGGGGCATCACCCTCATCACCGAACCCGTCTACCGGTGGCTGTGGGAACCGGACGGCTCCTCCATCACCGGGCGCACCCGTGAACTGCGCAGCATCACCGACCGGATCGCCGTGCACCGGGCCACCGACCGGTTCCTGCTGGAACGGGGCCTGTGGGCGCTGAAGGTCCGCAAGGACTCGAAGTTCCTCTCGCACGACCTGCGCCTGTACATGCGGGCCCTGTCCGAGGGCGACGCGGAGTTCCAGCAGCGCTTCGCCGGCATCGTCAGTTCCTACCTCTTCTCCATCGACGATGAGGCGTTCGAGCTGTGCGGCCCCGTCGACCGGGTACGCGCCTACCTGCTGCGGTACGAGGAGATCGAGGCCGCCCTCACCACGCTCGACTACACCCGGCGCAAGAGCGTGTTCTCCTCCCACCTGGTGGAGGAGGACGGGCGGGTCTACTGGTCCGCCGACCACCTGCACCTCCCCGGCGCGCGCCGCATGCTGGACGTCACCGAACTGGGCCTCGCCGCGGCGCCCGTCTCCCAGGTGCCGCTCTTCGCCCAGCTGACGAACTGGCGGGTCGACGGCACGGAAGCGTCCTACACCGGCGAGCTCGTCAACCGCTTCGGCCGGATCTCCGCCGGCGACTCCCTCTCCCTGTCCCTGGCGGTGCGCAACCGGCACACCAAGCAGGACGTCCTGGTCCCGGTCCCGAAGGTCTCCGTCGACGACCGCCACGTCCGCTTCTCGGGCACCGCCGACCTCGCCCGCCTGCTCGGCGACGACCTCGCCGACGACACGGTGTGGAACGTCTCGGTCGTCGTGGAGTGGAACCGCAGCCGGTCCCGGTCCGCGCTCAACGTGCGCGACATCGACCTGGACGGGCTGCGCTTCGAGCGCGACGGCGAGGAGTTCGAGGGCTACCGCACGGTCAGCGACAACCTCGCCTTCCGCTCCGCGCGGGTCGGCAGCCGCACCTTCGAGTCGGAACAGAACGATCCGAACGCCCCGTGGATGTGGTGGCGCGACCGGATCCACTCCCCGATCCCCTCGCTGACCCACCGCTTCGAACTGGCCGTCGTCGTGCCGTGCTACAACGTCGCCAAGTACCTGGACGACTGCCTGGGCTCGATCGCCGCGCAACGCGGCTTCGCAGCCACCCAGGTCATCCTGGTCGACGACGGCGCCACCGACGAGACGCCGCGGATCCTCGACCACTTCGCCCAGTACTACGCCAACGTCACCGTCGTCCACCAGCAGAACGGCGGACTGGGCAACGCCCGCAACAACGGCCTCGCCCATGTCACGGCACCGTACGTCACGTTCCTCGACTCCGACGACATCCTCGGCCCGGATGCCCTGTACCTGATGCTCCAGGCCGTCCGCCGCGACCACACCGAGATCGCCGTCGGCGACCTCGTGAACTTCCCCGATCGTCCCTACGGCCCCTGGAAGAAGTACTTCGGCGACGGCGACCAGGTCGTCAACGACCTCGCGGACACCCCCGACCTGATCTTCAGCGGCTCGGCGTGCAACAAGCTGTTCAGCACCGATCTGCTGCGCCGGCTGGGCCTCCGGTTCGGCGAGGGTGTGCACTTCGAGGACTCGTGGCTGACGCTGCCGGCCATGCTGCGCTCCCGGGGCATCAGCCTGGTCGACGCCCCGGTGTACTACTACCGCGGCCGGCCCGACGGCTCGTCCATCATGGACTCGCTGTGGAGCAAGCCCGCGAACTACCGGGACCACCTGCGCCTCAACCACTTCCTGCTGAACTACACCGCCGAGGAACGCGACGCGATCCGGCACATGTTCCACCGGTATGTGGCCCGCACGTACAAGGGCTTCCTGTGCAACGCGCGCAACGTCATGAACCGCTCGCAGCTGGCCGAGATGTTCCGTGACATCCACCGCCACTACGCGCAGATCCCCGACGACGTCATCCTCGAGTTCGCCACCAACGCCGCCCAGCAGATCGACCACTACGCGGCCAAGAGCGGCAACTTCGAACTGTTCTGCGACCCGGCTCCCGCCCTGGAAGCCGCGCCGCTCGCGGTGGAGATCGACGACGAGGGCTTCTACCGGACCTTCCCCGGCGGATCCCTCGCCACCAGCACCGCGCGGATCGCCGATCCCAACGTGGTCGTCGAGTCCGTACGCAGCCGGGACGACGTACTCGTCGTCGAGGGCTGCATGGCCTTCCCCGGTATGGATATCACCGGACCGCTGCTCAACCGCCTGGAGTTCGTGTACCAGACGCGGGAGCACAAGGTGGCCGTGCCCCTGCGGCAGGTCTATCGCCGGGACCTGTGGAACGCCCGCAACCAGCGCGACCTCTACGCCGGCTGGTATGCCGAGATACCCGCCGAGGTGCTGGCCGAGGGCGGCTTCGGCATCGGTGACTTCCGCCTCAGGGTGCACCGCGTCGACGACAGCCGGCAGCGCAACGTCGTGATGAAGGCCCGCCTGCCACTGCACCGGCTCAAGGGCCAGGGGCGGGTCGGCGCCTACCGCTACATGCTGACCATCGCCGCCCGTGACGCCCTGAACCTGCGCCTCGTCGATCGTGGCCCGGGTGCACGCCTCAAGCACACACTGTGGCGTGCCAAGCGCGAGATCCGCATCCTCAGGATGCGCAACCCCGGCTGGCGCATGCGGCTGATGTACTGGCTCACGTTCCCGTTGCTCAACCGCCGCGAGATCTGGCTCATCGGCGAACGCTCCGACACGGCCCAGGACAACTCGTACCACTTCTTCACGTGGATGCGGACCAACCGGAAGCGCCACAAGATCTACTACGTCATCGACGGGGACTCCGCCGACTACGCGAAGGTCGCCCCCTACGGGCAGGTGATCAAGCTCGACTCCTTCAAGCACCGTGTGTACCTGCTGCACGCGACCAAGCTGATCGGCTCCTACGACTCGGAGTCCTACCTGCTGCCCAAGGGCTACCGGAAGGTGTTGTTCCTGCACCGGTTCGGCGAACTCCTCAAGTACCAGCGGGTGTTCCTGCAGCACGGCATCATCTACAACGACGTCACCACGGGTGTCGACCAGCGGATCACCAGCTACGACATGATCGTCACCACCGGCCACCAGGAGCGAGAGTTCCTCGCGCTGGAGGCGGGTTACGGCGACCGGGCGGTCCTCGCGGGGCTCCCGCGGTTCGACGCGCTGCGGCAGGAGCCCCTGGAACGCCCCCGGATCCTGCTGATGCCGACCTGGCGCCAGTGGATCGTCACCGCCTCGTACAAGAAGGCCGCCGGTCCCGCGAAGACCAGCTTCACGCAGTCCGAGTACTACCGCTTCTACCGGTCGCTGCTGGCGAACCCGCGCCTCGGCGAAGCACTGGAGCACTTCGGGGTCGATCTGGAGTTCTTCCCCCACTACGAGATCAGGCCGTACCTGCACACCTTCCAGCTGTCCTCCTCGTCCATCCACGTCGCCGACCCGAGCACGCGCAACGTGCAGCAGGCGATGAAGGAGTGCTCGCTGATGGTGACCGACTACTCATCGGTCTTCTTCGACGTGGCCTACATGGGCATCCCGCTGGTCCACGTCCCCTTCGACGAGGAGGACTTCTACGGACGCCACTACAAGCGCGGCTACTTCGACCTCTCCGAGGACGGCTTCGGCCCGGTGTGCCGGACCGTCGAGGCGGCCGTGGACCAGATCATCGCCGTGATGCAGCGGGGCTTCACCGTGGAGCCGCTCCACCAGGCGCGGGTCGAGAGCTTCTTCATGCACCGCGGCGGCGGCAACTGCCAGCGGGTCTACGACGCGATCGAGGCCCTCGGTACGGCACCCGCGGCGGAGCTCGCTCCGGACGGCCCCCTGGGCGCGCTGGAGCCGAGTGGCGTCACCGCGTCGACGAGGTGGGTCGATGCGGCCTGA
- a CDS encoding CDP-alcohol phosphatidyltransferase family protein — translation MAKLSLRAVQKLTCKKRDAWWTVFLVDPVATRLLLVIARFRFITPNRVTWAALVVGLGSAGFFLKGDQQSLLIGAALYHLSFILDCIDGKLARLKGNGTVFGGWLDYVFDRIRVLFCALALMGGQFLRTDDERHLLAALVVVFLDMLRYVDALQVYKMRMSMRAKIEKVTKERAEAERAEAERAEQEARAGAEDDQQVVFMEDLLRDNPGTPAETLRAEAGAGNVIDLHEQFRGQFPWYIRIRRALLRTRIRPHLISGIEFQMFIFIVGPVTGRILWTTAVSAALLMLFELIIMYKFWLSTRDFTRVMEELDPTPTTAGTIAAHLHRGRHRRAAQEALLADERYQAPEPEDDPGFWPYPQPNVTPHEHDLSQDPYSLPAMPRQLGDTMPLTRFQQAAPGDAYGSTGARENSR, via the coding sequence ATGGCCAAGCTGTCGCTGCGGGCTGTCCAAAAACTTACCTGCAAGAAGCGCGATGCCTGGTGGACCGTGTTCCTGGTCGACCCCGTCGCCACCCGACTGCTGCTCGTCATCGCCCGGTTCCGCTTCATCACGCCCAACCGGGTGACCTGGGCGGCCCTCGTCGTCGGACTCGGATCGGCCGGCTTCTTCCTCAAGGGCGACCAGCAGTCGCTCCTCATCGGCGCGGCGCTCTACCACCTGAGCTTCATCCTCGACTGCATCGACGGGAAGCTGGCACGCCTCAAAGGCAACGGCACCGTCTTCGGCGGCTGGCTCGACTACGTCTTCGACCGCATCCGAGTGCTGTTCTGCGCCCTGGCCCTGATGGGCGGACAGTTCCTGCGCACGGACGACGAGCGGCACCTCCTCGCCGCACTCGTCGTGGTCTTCCTCGACATGCTCCGGTACGTCGACGCGCTGCAGGTCTACAAGATGCGCATGTCGATGCGGGCCAAGATCGAGAAGGTCACCAAGGAGCGCGCCGAGGCCGAGCGCGCCGAGGCCGAGCGCGCCGAGCAGGAGGCCCGGGCCGGCGCCGAGGACGACCAGCAGGTCGTCTTCATGGAGGACCTGCTGCGGGACAACCCCGGCACCCCGGCCGAGACCCTCCGCGCCGAGGCCGGCGCCGGCAACGTGATCGACCTGCACGAACAGTTCCGCGGTCAGTTCCCCTGGTACATCAGGATCCGCCGGGCGCTGCTGCGCACCCGGATCCGCCCGCACCTGATCAGCGGCATCGAGTTCCAGATGTTCATCTTCATCGTGGGCCCGGTGACCGGGAGGATCCTCTGGACGACCGCCGTCTCGGCGGCGCTGCTGATGCTCTTCGAACTGATCATCATGTACAAGTTCTGGCTCTCCACGCGTGACTTCACCCGCGTCATGGAGGAACTGGACCCCACGCCGACGACCGCGGGCACCATCGCGGCGCACCTGCACCGGGGCCGCCACCGGCGGGCCGCGCAGGAGGCGCTGCTGGCCGACGAGCGGTACCAGGCGCCGGAGCCGGAGGACGACCCCGGCTTCTGGCCCTACCCGCAGCCGAACGTCACCCCCCATGAGCACGACCTCTCCCAGGACCCCTACTCACTGCCCGCCATGCCGCGGCAGCTCGGGGACACCATGCCGCTCACCCGGTTCCAGCAGGCGGCACCCGGCGACGCGTACGGCAGCACCGGGGCCCGGGAGAACTCGCGATGA